The Nycticebus coucang isolate mNycCou1 chromosome 5, mNycCou1.pri, whole genome shotgun sequence genome window below encodes:
- the AHCYL1 gene encoding S-adenosylhomocysteine hydrolase-like protein 1 isoform X2 encodes MGVLKNISFQQIQFADDMQEFTKFPTKTGRRSLSRSISQSSTDSYSSAASYTDSSDDEVSPREKQQTNSKGSSNFCVKNIKQAEFGRREIEIAEQDMSALISLRKRAQGEKPLAGAKIVGCTHITAQTAVLIETLCALGAQCRWSACNIYSTQNEVAAALAEAGVAVFAWKGESEDDFWWCIDRCVNMDGWQANMILDDGGDLTHWVYKKYPNVFKKIRGIVEESVTGVHRLYQLSKAGKLCVPAMNVNDSVTKQKFDNLYCCRESILDGLKRTTDVMFGGKQVVVCGYGEVGKGCCAALKALGAIVYITEIDPICALQACMDGFRVVKLNEVIRQVDVVITCTGNKNVVTREHLDRMKNSCIVCNMGHSNTEIDVTSLRTPELTWERVRSQVDHVIWPDGKRVVLLAEGRLLNLSCSTVPTFVLSITATTQALALIELYNAPEGRYKQDVYLLPKKMDEYVASLHLPSFDAHLTELTDDQAKYLGLNKNGPFKPNYYRY; translated from the exons CAAATCCAGTTTGCTGATGACATGCAGGAGTTCACCAAATTCCCCACGAAGACAGGCCGAAGATCTTTGTCTCGCTCCATCTCACAGTCCTCCACGGACAGCTATAGTTCAG CTGCATCCTACACAGATAGCTCTGATGATGAGGTTTCTCCCCGAGAGAAGCAGCAAACCAACTCCAAAGGCAGCAGCAATTTCTGCGTGAAGAACATCAAGCAGGCAGAATTTGGACGCCGAGAGATTGAGATTGCAGAGCAAG ACATGTCTGCTCTGATTTCACTCAGGAAACGTGCTCAGGGGGAGAAGCCCTTGGCTGGTGCTAAAATAGTGGGCTGTACACACATCACAGCCCAGACAGCG GTGTTGATTGAgacactctgtgccctgggggcTCAGTGCCGCTGGTCTGCTTGCAACATCTACTCAACTCAGAATGAAGTGGCTGCAGCACTGGCTGAGGCTG GAGTTGCAGTGTTTGCTTGGAAGGGCGAGTCAGAAGATGATTTCTGGTGGTGTATTGACCGCTGTGTGAACATGGACGGGTGGCAGGCCAACATG ATCCTGGATGATGGGGGAGACTTAACCCACTGGGTTTATAAGAAGTATCCAAACGTGTTTAAGAAGATCCGAGGCATTGTGGAAGAGAGCGTGACTGGTGTTCACAG GCTATATCAGCTCTCCAAAGCTGGGAAGCTCTGCGTTCCTGCCATGAATGTCAATGATTCTGTTACCAAACAGAAGTTTGATAATTTGTACTGCTGCCGAGAATCCATTTTGGATGG CCTGAAGAGGACCACAGATGTGATGTTTGGTGGGAAGCAAGTGGTGGTGTGTGGCTATGGTGAG GTAGGAAAGGGTTGCTGTGCTGCTCTCAAGGCCCTTGGGGCAATTGTCTACATCACAGAAATTGACCCCATCTGTGCTCTGCAGGCCTG cATGGATGGGTTCAGGGTGGTAAAGCTAAATGAAGTCATCCGGCAAGTTGATGTCGTAATAACTTGCACAG GAAATAAGAATGTAGTGACACGAGAGCACTTGGACCGTATGAAAAACAGTTGTATCGTATGCAATATGGGCCACTCCAACACAGAAATTGATGTG ACCAGCCTCCGCACCCCAGAGCTGACATGGGAGCGCGTACGTTCTCAAGTGGACCATGTCATCTGGCCAGATGGCAAACGTGTTGTCCTCCTGGCAGAG GGTCGTCTGCTCAATTTGAGCTGTTCCACAGTTCCCACCTTTGTTCTGTCCATCACAGCTACAACACAG GCTTTGGCACTGATAGAACTCTATAATGCACCTGAGGGACGATACAAACAGGATGTATACTTGCTTCCTAAGAAAATGG ATGAGTACGTCGCCAGCTTGCATCTGCCATCATTTGATGCCCACCTGACAGAGCTGACAGATGACCAAGCAAAATATCTGGGACTCAATAAAAATGGGCCATTCAAACCCAATTATTACAG ATACTAA
- the AHCYL1 gene encoding S-adenosylhomocysteine hydrolase-like protein 1 isoform X1, which translates to MSMPDAMPLPGVGEELKQAKEIEDAEKYSFMATVTKAPKKQIQFADDMQEFTKFPTKTGRRSLSRSISQSSTDSYSSAASYTDSSDDEVSPREKQQTNSKGSSNFCVKNIKQAEFGRREIEIAEQDMSALISLRKRAQGEKPLAGAKIVGCTHITAQTAVLIETLCALGAQCRWSACNIYSTQNEVAAALAEAGVAVFAWKGESEDDFWWCIDRCVNMDGWQANMILDDGGDLTHWVYKKYPNVFKKIRGIVEESVTGVHRLYQLSKAGKLCVPAMNVNDSVTKQKFDNLYCCRESILDGLKRTTDVMFGGKQVVVCGYGEVGKGCCAALKALGAIVYITEIDPICALQACMDGFRVVKLNEVIRQVDVVITCTGNKNVVTREHLDRMKNSCIVCNMGHSNTEIDVTSLRTPELTWERVRSQVDHVIWPDGKRVVLLAEGRLLNLSCSTVPTFVLSITATTQALALIELYNAPEGRYKQDVYLLPKKMDEYVASLHLPSFDAHLTELTDDQAKYLGLNKNGPFKPNYYRY; encoded by the exons CAAATCCAGTTTGCTGATGACATGCAGGAGTTCACCAAATTCCCCACGAAGACAGGCCGAAGATCTTTGTCTCGCTCCATCTCACAGTCCTCCACGGACAGCTATAGTTCAG CTGCATCCTACACAGATAGCTCTGATGATGAGGTTTCTCCCCGAGAGAAGCAGCAAACCAACTCCAAAGGCAGCAGCAATTTCTGCGTGAAGAACATCAAGCAGGCAGAATTTGGACGCCGAGAGATTGAGATTGCAGAGCAAG ACATGTCTGCTCTGATTTCACTCAGGAAACGTGCTCAGGGGGAGAAGCCCTTGGCTGGTGCTAAAATAGTGGGCTGTACACACATCACAGCCCAGACAGCG GTGTTGATTGAgacactctgtgccctgggggcTCAGTGCCGCTGGTCTGCTTGCAACATCTACTCAACTCAGAATGAAGTGGCTGCAGCACTGGCTGAGGCTG GAGTTGCAGTGTTTGCTTGGAAGGGCGAGTCAGAAGATGATTTCTGGTGGTGTATTGACCGCTGTGTGAACATGGACGGGTGGCAGGCCAACATG ATCCTGGATGATGGGGGAGACTTAACCCACTGGGTTTATAAGAAGTATCCAAACGTGTTTAAGAAGATCCGAGGCATTGTGGAAGAGAGCGTGACTGGTGTTCACAG GCTATATCAGCTCTCCAAAGCTGGGAAGCTCTGCGTTCCTGCCATGAATGTCAATGATTCTGTTACCAAACAGAAGTTTGATAATTTGTACTGCTGCCGAGAATCCATTTTGGATGG CCTGAAGAGGACCACAGATGTGATGTTTGGTGGGAAGCAAGTGGTGGTGTGTGGCTATGGTGAG GTAGGAAAGGGTTGCTGTGCTGCTCTCAAGGCCCTTGGGGCAATTGTCTACATCACAGAAATTGACCCCATCTGTGCTCTGCAGGCCTG cATGGATGGGTTCAGGGTGGTAAAGCTAAATGAAGTCATCCGGCAAGTTGATGTCGTAATAACTTGCACAG GAAATAAGAATGTAGTGACACGAGAGCACTTGGACCGTATGAAAAACAGTTGTATCGTATGCAATATGGGCCACTCCAACACAGAAATTGATGTG ACCAGCCTCCGCACCCCAGAGCTGACATGGGAGCGCGTACGTTCTCAAGTGGACCATGTCATCTGGCCAGATGGCAAACGTGTTGTCCTCCTGGCAGAG GGTCGTCTGCTCAATTTGAGCTGTTCCACAGTTCCCACCTTTGTTCTGTCCATCACAGCTACAACACAG GCTTTGGCACTGATAGAACTCTATAATGCACCTGAGGGACGATACAAACAGGATGTATACTTGCTTCCTAAGAAAATGG ATGAGTACGTCGCCAGCTTGCATCTGCCATCATTTGATGCCCACCTGACAGAGCTGACAGATGACCAAGCAAAATATCTGGGACTCAATAAAAATGGGCCATTCAAACCCAATTATTACAG ATACTAA